From the genome of Cuculus canorus isolate bCucCan1 chromosome 4, bCucCan1.pri, whole genome shotgun sequence:
agctgcaggagcagagcagtgattgtgcccctgtactcagcattggtgaggccgcacttcgaatcctgtattcagttttgggcccctcactacaagaaggaccttgaggggctggagtgtgtccacagaagagaatggagctggggaaggggtgggagcacaagtgttatgagaggcggctgaaggaactggggctgtttatcctggagaaaaaggaggctgaggggagacctcaccactgtctacagctccctgataggaggttgtagtgaagtgggtgctggtctcttctcccaagtgacaggcaataggagaagaggaaatggccacaagttgcaccagggcagtttcagattagacatcagaaaaaatttcattatggaaagggttctcaggcactggcagaagctacccagggcggtggtggagtaACCATCTCTAGAAGcatttagaagatgggtagatgatGTGCTCAAGGATGGTTTGGTACTAGACAAGAAGgcttggactcgatgatctcaaaggtcttttccaacctagtgattctatgattctgtgatacagaAGACAAAGCATGCATGTAATTTGCTTTGACAAACACTGCATACACAGGCGATAAGGGGAATTATCTGTGTGGTGAGACACAGTGTTTTGGGACTGGTAAATCTTTCAGTCCTTTCTTCAGTAAATCATTTCCTAtctgttattttctcttctgcaataGATACAAACCCACTCACACTGAAGGTAGCACAACACATGGCAATTGTTAAATGAAATTCACTGCCTTCATTGCTGTCCACTCTTAGGAAGAACAGGTTGGGACGCTGACACCCACTGTGTGATGGGTCCTGGAGAGCAGATGAGCAGAGCCAGTTACTGGTCAGTAGATCTGCAGAGTGTGTATAGAAGAAGGTTCCCTGGGACTTGCAGAAGATGGATTATGTTCATAAAAAATGTATTAGTGCTTTATCTGCAGCGCCTGTTTTTTGTTTCCCCAATCTAGAAACAGCCAGGGCCAGTATCTGCATCACACACCAGTACTGACCTTCATTAGCAGATGGTCTGGCAATGCTCAGGTGCTTTAAGTGTTTGTAACAGGGTGGGGGCCAGAAAGCATTTACAATAATAATTTTCCTGCTGCCAATTAGAGGCCAGTCCTGCATCCTGTCAATGACTCCCCCCTACTATTCCCACCATCAGTGCCATATACATCAGCTTTTTACGAGATTTACATAATACCATGGTCTCTGCTCCAGCCTGCAGCCTGGCAAGCACTGATGTTTCACCATTAAAGAACACTGCAGGTTTAGTCTGCATAGGTTTAGTCTCCACAGAGACTAAAAGAGGTTTGAAAGAGCAATCCTTGTTGCTCGTCACAGGGTCTTTGTCTAGAAATACACTCTGCCAAGGAGGCTGCTCTTGTGAAGAGAACAGCAAGCAGCTCTCACCCATAACAGCCTGTTCTCAGCACGTTCAGAGCTATTCTAAGACTTGCCAACTGTAGAGCTTCAAATTATTGGAGTCTTATCTAGCTGCATTAACCTGGAAAAGAGCCTATGAGAGGGGATGTCGTTAACTCCATGTTGCTCCCCCCTCGCTATGGTAAATTAAGAGAGGAAATTTTCTAAGTGAGCTGAAAAATAAGGTAGTTTCTCAGGATGCAGATTTTGCATCTCcacatcttcctgcctttgGAAGAGGCAATTTGTAGTCCAGTACTCTGTGACAGTAAAATATGTGCTGTCTCGCTCGAGAGGCTAAGGAGATGTAGTGGAGTAGGGATGCCaaagaatggcaaaaaaaggctctaaatatttgtgctttttcacctttttcGCTGCAGACATTGCAGTCCTGGGAATGGACATCGACGTGCAAACTGTAGAGGACAATGTCATCAGCTTGGAGATGGTATTTAAATCATGGCTGCATGACTATGGCACAGAGAGAGaacacctccacctcctcctgccatcAGGAAGCTTTGGCCATGCCTCTGCGCCCAAGACCACcctaagtattttgttttctctctccctcgGCAGGGAGTTCCTAAATACCACAGCCTTGAAGATTACCCAGGCCTGTCCTGTGGGCTTGTTCCCTCACATTTAGAGACTCAAGTAGGGTCTCTAGGTGACTTTGAAAGCTGTCTGGAGTCTCTGTTATCTCAAGGCTGATATTTACTTAGAATACTTGTAGGCTGCTGCCATGTTCTGTGGCTGCTGATGCTATAGttcatttccttttgcagtAAAAATGTGCCTTTAAGAGTACATGGTTTCATCAGCGTTACCAAGCAATCACGGTTTCATCAGCATGGCAAGCATGTGGTATTTCCCCTCGCGTGTGAAATGGGGGTAGATCATTGCCTTGTGTCACAGGCTTTAGCATTAATCTTCTCTTAATCATTGCTGTTGCTGGAAAACATCACTGTTTGTAATGTTTGTAAAACATCAATTTATTGCTTGTATGTACTTTGAGCATGTCAGGTGCTAAACATTGCCATTTCCGGCAatctaaaccatgtccttctAGTGTGCCTCAAGTGCGATTTGCAGGAGAGACTGCTGGAcccagctctcctctctggGACGGTTGATGGCACTGTGAAAGCAGCGGATCTGAACTCACCCTGCCAGATGGCAGCCTGGCCAGCTACAGTGCTGTGTAAGCTCTGGGTTGTGAAGTAAGTGCTGTTATGCCCTTTGTGCTTGGTAACTGGAAGGCTGTTTGTTCTGTGCAACTCCACATAGGAACTGGTAACATCACCGTAAAGCACTGTGGGGCCCCAGGTGCTATTGAGCAAAATTCTGGTACAAGATAACCTCAGGCCCTGTAGCCGTGAGTGTTACAGAACAGCACATCCCACACAGGCTTTACAGGCGGAGAGAGCtgaagttgttcagcctggagaagagaaggctccggggagaccttagagcagcttccagtactgaaaggggttacagaaaagctgtggaaagactttttacaagggcgtggagtgataggacaagggggcaatggctttaaattggaagggagaagatttagattagccattaggaagaaattcttcatggggagggtggggaggccctggcccaggtttcccagagaagtggtggctgccccatccctggaggtgttcaaggccaggttggatggggcttggagcaactggatccagtgagaggtgtccctgcccgtggcaggtatgtggaactgggtgggctttgacgttccttccaacccaaaccactctttGGTTCGATGATACATAGCATAGGAGCACAGTCAAAAATACTGTTACTGTGACACTGGCACTTTATGCCTGTAACACCGTGGATATTACCCAAGCAACGGTTTCCCTCCAGTGTGCAGTTCTGTAGATTGTAGCCATTGCTCCATGTATAACTCGACTGTTTTTTCACTACCTGATGAGGCTACAGCAATTAACTGGATGTCAGAGCCTAAGCTAATTAGCTGATTAGTGAAAAAGCTAGCAAAGCCTTGTAGTGCTGTGTGACTTTACCTAAGAATGTTTGCTTTCCCGACAGCAGCCTGGGGCTGGGTAGGCACGGAGCATAACAAGGGGAGAGATGTTCTCTAGTGtcttttctcagctttgcttgtaggaaaaatattaatttctgaacTGTACAGTTCTTAAATTATTCCAGCCCAGCAGTAGCTGAGGAGCACTTGGTTACTGTGCATACACGGCTCATAACCGAAGCACTGAAGCTGCTTAGTAGCCCTGTCAGGAGGCAGAAGGTGTATGATCAACAGGCAAAGTCAAACACTGTAAAGTCTGTCATGATGTTTGTGGTGGGATGTTGGCTCTGTGCAGGAGTAGAACACGTGTCAGTTTAAGTGAAGGATCATGACGATCCAGTAAAAATCACTTGGGAAGAGATGGAATTGCCTGGGTGAGGTCAAGAGGCCAGATTCACAGTCTGCTTTGTATACAACATGTATGGAGAGTGGATTTGTGTCTTGGCATGCTCTTGTCAACCCAGATACAAGGGAATCTGGGAATCAGCAGGAAAGCCTCTTTTCACTGCAATTAGCCTTTTCTGCAAGGCTGCATAGTGTCAGGCCCCAGCAATACCCATGTTAGATGCTTGTAGCAGTATTGCAGCTAATCCTGCCGTAGCCACCAGAGCTGTGAGTCTCCTTGCTGGTTTCATGTTGGCTGTGCTTCACTAACACGAGCTGTGTATTTGCAGGGCTCTGAAGGCTGAAGGGGTCTGTGAGTCTGTACTGTATGGGCTGCCCTTCATCATCAAGCCCACAACCTGCTGGCAGctggactgggatgaactggagaTCAACCAGCACAGCTTCCATGCACTGTGCCATAGTCTTCTGGTGAGTGTGTGGAAATGACAGCCTCGTGGGGAGGGATTGCcacagaaaggaagagttgGTGCACAGCTGGTAAGATCTGTCTAGCCTGCAGGAAGAAACATGTTTCGAAAGCTGCAGCTTCATCTGATGAGCCAGAGTTGGGCTTATAAATCTTTCCAACCAGTGTATCCACGGGAAAGGTGCTACAGCACATCAAACCTTAGAGAAGACTCTCCAGCCTATCAGAAACACAGCATTTGGAGGCACAAAGAGCAGAAGTCCAGTCTGGAGTTAGACATGCATCTTTGTGGGCTTGGGATGTGGAGGTTTCCATTACTGATAGATCCTAAAGCAAAACTGGATGTTTTTTCTCAAGAACTGTCTTGcgttcaattaaaaaaaaaaccaaacacacaccaTACTATCCTCACCTGTAATGCGGAGTAGTCTTCTTATTCTGTGTGTGAATGTCTCTGCCCCTGAACTCAGCAGCTGCTACAGCAGAAGTGCTGAGGGAAATGGCTGTTGCCTATTGTTCACACCAGTTTTGGCTTTTGCCCATTTAGAAAAGGAAGTGGCTGCTTCTGGCCAGACGTGAGCCACAGAATGCTAGTCCAAACTGGAACATCATGGTGCATTCCTACTACGTCattgtcccttccaactccgCCACTCTACTTGTGAAAGCAGTTGCCATCAGAGAGCTCTTGCTGCCGTCAGCCTTCCCGGCCCTCCTGACAGAACATCCCGAGAGAGTGCGGGGCCCTATAGAGGTAAAGTCACTGACAGCGCTGTGTCTGTGGGAGGGGTCCCAGCTGGATGAGCAGAGATCAGAGTAATGGTCAGCCTTTTTTGCACATGATCTGCGGCTGAAGATGCATCCATCTCCCTCATTTCTGGGGACCATGTATCTCCtcaggctgcagagagaggtGCTTTAGGCATAGGATGAATCTACACATAGTCTCTCTGTTTTGTCCCATGGATTCAAGCTTCTGTGTTTCCTATTGTGCATCCATGTGTTCTAATCCTGAGTTGTCTGCCTCTGCTCCAGGTGATCTGGGAAGGGCAGAGCCCTCCCTAGAGGTCTTAGCAGATgagtggaggaggaagcagtTCTGAAAATGTCTAGTGACAGTGGGAACACAAAGGAGCACTCCAAAACTTCCTATATGTCCTCCTATATCCTATATATCCTCCAGTATATCCTAGGGCTTTCTTCATGGACAGCAAGTGCCTGTCCTTCAGAGCAATGTTGCATGTCTgttgtggggagggggaagaggctGTATGAAGCAGGGAGCTGAGTGCCCAGTGCACTGGGCTGACAGTGCCCAGACAGGCTCCAGTTTGCTGGCTGATTCTGGGCCTGGAGGAGGATAGGACTGCATCTTGCAAGGGAATGCTTAAATCCATTGAGACCTGGTTGAGGGTGTGTCTTGTTCTATGCTCAGAGAAGAGTGGTCCTTATGGGTAGCACCACAGCCAAAgatcccttctcccatcacTGCAAGGTGGCATGGAGTGTCTGTAACACTCATCCCTGAAACAATGCCCTCAACgctaaaacaaaaaccccaagcaaACCCCACAGCCTCTACCTGTCACATCTCATACCCACTgtgttctttcttctgtctgagCAGAGTGCCCTGAACAGCTTGGAAGTGGAAGTTACTTATAACCCTTTGCACCTAAAAAGCAACCTCTACAAATACCTTAAGAGCATGTTGTACAAACCCCTGCACAGgcagccagcccagccccgGGACCTGCGGCAGGAGCGGCACCAGCCCAAGCAGGTATGTGACTTGCTGGCTATTGGCTGGGGTCTGCGTCCTGCAGAATGGTCGGGGCAGTTCCCTGGTACCCCAGCAGGACACAGAAGGCAGCGTGTGGCAGAGGTGACATCCATGTGCAGCTGGCAGCGCAGAGGGATGGGCGTAGCGTAATCTCATGCGGTTGAAGAGGGGGATGCTGGCACATGCAGACACCATCGGACAGTGTGCAGTGGGTGAGCCAGCACCCCACAAGGTGCACTCACGTTGTGcctgttttgcagcagcagagcagagccagagcCGCGGTTGCACCGCTTCTGATGgccccttctcctgccccagcgTTCAGATCAGCAGTGGCAAGGAGAGGCTCCTGCGAGCCCTCTCCGCTCCCCAAAGAGGATGATGAGTTCCTGCACTGAACCCCAGGGCGCTGCTTGAGCCTGCTCACATGCAGGCACAGCTCGGCCTCCTGCTCAGCTGCCACCGTCCCGGAAGTGGTCAGGCAAGACACTACTAGGTTGGGCAGACAGGCACTTCCCGTCATTTGTTCCTCCTTGTTGTTTTATGGTTTGGTTACTCACCAAGGCAGCCAACGGGAATCCTGCATCTCCGGGGCCTTCTGTCCAGAGATCCCGCTGTCCCTCACAGCGCCCAGTGTTTCCTGTTCTTGTCAAACGTTGGTTTCTGAGATGGGGCTAGCATAGGCCGCAAACCACAGATTGCTGTCAGCGGGTGCAGAAAAGCTGCAAGCAGAGCCGTGAGGAAATCAGACAGATAAATAAAGCAGGCAGTAACATCAAGCTGTCTTGATCCCACAGGAGCAGCTTCAGCAGAGTGAATAGGGCATAAAACAGGGCTTTTGCATTTAATCTTAAAGCCCTGAATGCTCCTGCAAGCAGCACTCACTACCCACAGTGATGCTGAATTGCTTGCTTCCATAACCAGTCTCCCTGACCAACTGCCCCATTCATGAGGGTGTTGTAGCAAGTGCCGAGCCAGCTCTAACTCCCATCTGGCTCTGACACAGGCACAGCGCAGTGCAGCcggagctgcagcacagcacctcTCTCCCAGCCAGCTGCTGCATGGATGCACTACTCCCCATGGTCCGTCCGTGCCTGTGGGGCTGTACTTTTTGGCAGGATTCAGGAGGTGGGGAGAGTTGACCTGGAGCATTCTGGAGAGCTGCTGCCCTGTGCCTTTGCAGATGCCAGCCTGTTCTCCAGTGCAGACAGCGCAGCTGCCCTTGCCAGGGCAGGTGTGGAGGGCAGCTCGTCTGAGCGAGGGTGGGCTGCTCCCACTGCGCTGCTGGGATGCCAAGCACCAGCAGGGGGTTCTGTTCTACTTAATTTGTTCTGACAAGTGGTTTCAAAATAAAGTTCTCCACTATAACATTCTCTTACCACCTGCAGTTAACCCTgtgtgctgcaggcagcaatCCCAGCCCTGACCTGTGCTTCCTGAGAAGCAGCTACAGCTGGACAAGGGCAGGATGCAAACCACCACACTCCTGGGAGGACATcaggggagcagagccagcagcaccaCCTCTTTTAGCTGGGTAACAGACACATGGCCAGCTGCGGCACAGGCCTGCTCTCCCCATGGCAGCATTCCATGCCTAGCGTGAGGCTGCCTCTCAGGCAGCTGCTTGTGGTAGGATGTCAAGGGCGGTACCTTGAGGATGAGGCAGGCAGCCCTCAGGCACAGGGATATGGGTTTGTTGGGGGGTGCAAGGCCACCCACAGTCATGCCACCCACAAACATTCCATTCTGAGACACacaaattttaatattaaaataatctcatataaaaatactttcagagaCTGAGGGCAAACAGTCTTCCATGTACTTTGGTGGGCACTGTGGTTGGAGAAGGAGCcagagcagagccagagcagcaggTGCAGGGCAACGCGGCCAGGAGGTGCCAAGGGAGCAGGAACGGCACCCTGGCACCTGCACCAGGCACAGCTCTCGTACTCTCACAGCGGAAAGGGCCAAaccagggaaaagcagcttctcAGCATTGCTGAGCAAGAGGAGCTCTGCCTGAGCCAGAACAGTCCCCAGCCCCAAGCCACCCCCTGGATCCATGGAGGACAGCAGCCTGCACTGGTCCTGAATGCCGCTGGGcccccagtctctcccaggCAGGCACAGAGCCAGTGTGCTAGATCTCTCCTAAGTCCTCGTAGACAGGCGATAAGCTGCACTCATCCACAGACTGCTCCTTCTTCTGCGCGTGCTGGGGCTTCACCACCTGGCTGTACAGCACCTCCACATTGTTGTTATTGCTGCTGTTGGGGTTGGGTTTGACAGCTGCCTTCTCAGAAGCAGCATTCCCCCGCCGCCTGCCAGTGTCCCCGCTCTTCTCGCTGCCTTTTGGGATAAAGACCGCCTGGGGCTTGGGGGCTGGCACTGGCTTGGGGCCCTTGGCCTTGGCCTGGAAGGCGGGTACCGAGTAGTCGTCACTGCTGGGGTTGTAGGGATACTCGTAGCCGTGGCTGCCGTCATGGCCCTGAGTGCGCCAGGCCTCCCCTGTGGGCCGCGCTTCATCATAGATGGAGGTGGCAGGGGGCAGTGAGCATGGAGCACGACCCTCAGGCTCATCGTAGATGTGCTCCCCCTTCCCGGGCACCGTGAGGGCTGGGCTGCGTCCCTCAACGCGGACCTGTTCGTATGTGCCCAAGTACAGCGGCGCCAGCAGCTGCACCTTCATCTCATCTGAGGCGCCGCTGAGCCCCTTGGCCCCACTGATGGGCTTGCTGTCGATGGGGTCCGAGTACAGCGGGTCCGGCCAGGGCTGGCGGCCCTTCACCGAGTCCAGAGGCTCCGAGTACACGCTGGAAGGATCCTCGGCTGGCAGCACAGCGCGGGTCACCTTCGGCAGAGGGGAGCATGGGGGTGTGCTTGGCAGCTGTGGCACAGGGAGCTCCGGCAGAGTCCGGGTCTTCAGCAGAGACGTCACGTCTCTCTCCTCTGTTGCACTGGGCCTGGGCGCCAGCCCCGCTTTGGGTGCCAGGCTGTCATCCCCCTCTGCAGGCAGCTCCAGGCTCAGGGAGTCGGCCAGGGCCTGACGGATCAGCACCACCCCAGGGCTGTCCAAATCAAGCGAGTTACAGCTTTGCCGGTTCTCCTCCAcctgtgctttctgctcttgGATAGAGGCTTCCACAAGGCGGAAGATTTCGTTGCCCTGCTTGGTCTCAAAGGTGAAGTTTCCTGGGCCCGAGTCGCAGCGCCTGCCAGCTTCGAAGGAGAACATCACCTGCAGGGGAAGCGGAAGGGTCACATCCTGCTCAGCGCCTGCCAACCCAGTGTATCATGCAGGCCGTGCTTCCTGCTGCGACGCTGATCCTGCACGTCCTGCAAGAGAGACTTCACTGGACATCCTGTGCTCCGTGCAGCTTGGGCCACTGCTTGGCCAGAACAAGCTGTAGAAGAGAAGCAGGACGCACACTTGAGGGGACATCACTGCCAGAGGCTCCAGGGCTGAAGCTGAAGGTCCTGCTGCCTCACCCGAGCTATTCCAGCAGGTCAACAACTGGCACCAGTCAGCACAATTAGCACTGAGAACAAAGCATGGCCAGAAGATGAGGGACAATTCAGCAGAGGTAATGGGGGTCTGGGGTAACTCGGCTGTTAGCCAGGCAGAAGGAAAGTGATCCAGAGGTGCGATACAAGGCAGAGGCACATGGCTTTCCACAGAAAGGCCAGGAGCAGCAGTTTGGCTGTCAACAGTAAGCAAAGCATCTGCCTTACCAGCATCACTCTGTTAATgctatgaagtattttaaagagaaatcttGCACCAGGGCTGCATTCCTCAGGCCTGAGCATACACACGCTGGTTCCCCCAGCAGGTGCCCACACCCTTCCTGAACCTCAATTCCTGAATCTAGGTGAGACTTTCTGCCTCACTGGTGCTCTcgcagcagcagcctctgggtTGCTGCAAAAGCCTCGGAGCCAGACTTCCTTTCGTGGCTCAGTGCTGACAAATACAGGCACACCCAACCTGTCCCCACAGGGGGACCTGTGGGTGCAGCTGCAGGCTCCTCGCACCATGCGGTTCCCATCCTGCACACAGCACAGACCCTGCGGACCTGCTGGATGCCTCCCTAAGAGCAGCTCCGTTTCCACTGTTTTGGTAGAGTGCCACAGAAAGCACCAACAGCAGCCGACACTGTTGCTTCTATACATGTCCCTGGGGAGACGACTTCTGcatgcacagcagcagccagacaGATCAGGAACCGACTCCCAGAGGACGCTGGAGAGGAGACCTATGCCGCTCCACCAGGCCAAGAGCAGTATGCTCTGTAAGGTGAACAAATCTAGAGTATCTGGGACTCAAACAACCCATCCTGCTCCAGCCACCATCGTTCAGGAGGCTGGTCTGAATACAGGGCAGAGCCAGGACTGCAGGAAGCCAAGCTCCCCAGAGCGGGGAGAGCTTGTGTGCAGTACAGAAGGAcgtgcctgcccatggcatgggcTAGAGAACGGGGGGAAAGCCAAGGGCAGGGATgttgggcagcagcagcaatggcCCCAGTGGTAGCGGGGCCAGGACCATGCGGAGGAGCTCTGTACAGCCATACCCTTGGCAGGGATGGGTGTCCGGCAGGCCCGCGGTGAcacaggcaggagctgaggaCAGATGGGATCGCAGGTGGCCCTGGGGAccctgtggctgcagcagctctgcagtgcctgCTGCACAGCTGCCACAGGCTGGTCGAGAACTTCTACTCCATACCCTTTGGCAAGGGAAAGCCCACAGGGGAACAAGTCTCAGTGCGCGGCATGCAGGGCCCCCACCTTGTCCCGGCCATATCTCCGGAGCAGCCGGTAGGGCCAGACGTAGAGGATCTCGTTTGTCCGTGGGTCCTTCAGGACGAGGCTGTCACGCTCAGCCTTGAGCACATAGGTAC
Proteins encoded in this window:
- the M1AP gene encoding meiosis 1 arrest protein isoform X1; its protein translation is MNSRKVLPETRRIFPATKVHCQQPSQILIVDVTAPCWTNTCSVLSEALENTLCLACSVTGPCRIPLLSLYVVQSNPECLLPFTQVRENFARIQACISELRSLPREGSFLHGGSGVVQAAQDGLQQFKQYSRHTAAGGSANGSVEITVLTGRSSREMVKQLEETLKDIDVVSLRRIQIIEVLKRDFLDPEDTEQCVPAEEPSSSDIAVLGMDIDVQTVEDNVISLEMVFKSWLHDYGTEREHLHLLLPSGSFGHASAPKTTLMCLKCDLQERLLDPALLSGTVDGTVKAADLNSPCQMAAWPATVLCKLWVVKALKAEGVCESVLYGLPFIIKPTTCWQLDWDELEINQHSFHALCHSLLKRKWLLLARREPQNASPNWNIMVHSYYVIVPSNSATLLVKAVAIRELLLPSAFPALLTEHPERVRGPIESALNSLEVEVTYNPLHLKSNLYKYLKSMLYKPLHRQPAQPRDLRQERHQPKQLTLCAAGSNPSPDLCFLRSSYSWTRAGCKPPHSWEDIRGAEPAAPPLLAG
- the M1AP gene encoding meiosis 1 arrest protein isoform X5, whose translation is MNSRKVLPETRRIFPATKVHCQQPSQILIVDVTAPCWTNTCSVLSEALENTLCLACSVTGPCRIPLLSLYVVQSNPECLLPFTQVRENFARIQACISELRSLPREGSFLHGGSGVVQAAQDGLQQFKQYSRHTAAGGSANGSVEITVLTGRSSREMVKQLEETLKDIDVVSLRRIQIIEVLKRDFLDPEDTEQCVPAEEPSSSDIAVLGMDIDVQTVEDNVISLEMVFKSWLHDYGTEREHLHLLLPSGSFGHASAPKTTLMCLKCDLQERLLDPALLSGTVDGTVKAADLNSPCQMAAWPATVLCKLWVVKALKAEGVCESVLYGLPFIIKPTTCWQLDWDELEINQHSFHALCHSLLKRKWLLLARREPQNASPNWNIMVHSYYVIVPSNSATLLVKAVAIRELLLPSAFPALLTEHPERVRGPIESALNSLEVEVTYNPLHLKSNLYKYLKSMLYKPLHRQPAQPRDLRQERHQPKQEKKKLKN
- the M1AP gene encoding meiosis 1 arrest protein isoform X4; amino-acid sequence: MNSRKVLPETRRIFPATKVHCQQPSQILIVDVTAPCWTNTCSVLSEALENTLCLACSVTGPCRIPLLSLYVVQSNPECLLPFTQVRENFARIQACISELRSLPREGSFLHGGSGVVQAAQDGLQQFKQYSRHTAAGGSANGSVEITVLTGRSSREMVKQLEETLKDIDVVSLRRIQIIEVLKRDFLDPEDTEQCVPAEEPSSSDIAVLGMDIDVQTVEDNVISLEMVFKSWLHDYGTEREHLHLLLPSGSFGHASAPKTTLMCLKCDLQERLLDPALLSGTVDGTVKAADLNSPCQMAAWPATVLCKLWVVKALKAEGVCESVLYGLPFIIKPTTCWQLDWDELEINQHSFHALCHSLLKRKWLLLARREPQNASPNWNIMVHSYYVIVPSNSATLLVKAVAIRELLLPSAFPALLTEHPERVRGPIESALNSLEVEVTYNPLHLKSNLYKYLKSMLYKPLHRQPAQPRDLRQERHQPKQDSGGGES
- the M1AP gene encoding meiosis 1 arrest protein isoform X2; this encodes MNSRKVLPETRRIFPATKVHCQQPSQILIVDVTAPCWTNTCSVLSEALENTLCLACSVTGPCRIPLLSLYVVQSNPECLLPFTQVRENFARIQACISELRSLPREGSFLHGGSGVVQAAQDGLQQFKQYSRHTAAGGSANGSVEITVLTGRSSREMVKQLEETLKDIDVVSLRRIQIIEVLKRDFLDPEDTEQCVPAEEPSSSDIAVLGMDIDVQTVEDNVISLEMVFKSWLHDYGTEREHLHLLLPSGSFGHASAPKTTLMCLKCDLQERLLDPALLSGTVDGTVKAADLNSPCQMAAWPATVLCKLWVVKALKAEGVCESVLYGLPFIIKPTTCWQLDWDELEINQHSFHALCHSLLKRKWLLLARREPQNASPNWNIMVHSYYVIVPSNSATLLVKAVAIRELLLPSAFPALLTEHPERVRGPIESALNSLEVEVTYNPLHLKSNLYKYLKSMLYKPLHRQPAQPRDLRQERHQPKQQQSRARAAVAPLLMAPSPAPAFRSAVARRGSCEPSPLPKEDDEFLH
- the M1AP gene encoding meiosis 1 arrest protein isoform X3; amino-acid sequence: MNSRKVLPETRRIFPATKVHCQQPSQILIVDVTAPCWTNTCSVLSEALENTLCLACSVTGPCRIPLLSLYVVQSNPECLLPFTQVRENFARIQACISELRSLPREGSFLHGGSGVVQAAQDGLQQFKQYSRHTAAGGSANGSVEITVLTGRSSREMVKQLEETLKDIDVVSLRRIQIIEVLKRDFLDPEDTEQCVPAEEPSSSDIAVLGMDIDVQTVEDNVISLEMVFKSWLHDYGTEREHLHLLLPSGSFGHASAPKTTLMCLKCDLQERLLDPALLSGTVDGTVKAADLNSPCQMAAWPATVLCKLWVVKALKAEGVCESVLYGLPFIIKPTTCWQLDWDELEINQHSFHALCHSLLKRKWLLLARREPQNASPNWNIMVHSYYVIVPSNSATLLVKAVAIRELLLPSAFPALLTEHPERVRGPIESALNSLEVEVTYNPLHLKSNLYKYLKSMLYKPLHRQPAQPRDLRQERHQPKQQSRARAAVAPLLMAPSPAPAFRSAVARRGSCEPSPLPKEDDEFLH
- the DOK1 gene encoding docking protein 1 isoform X2, with the translated sequence MDPPAKEGQLLVQRSHKFGTKRWKRSWLALYRGSAHGVARLELFEGKEAAGPARAGRTVVRLSDCTGVGPATEPGPRPGTAAFRLHTRHRTFLLAAEPGQCQEWVDKLREIAFPVMFSFEAGRRCDSGPGNFTFETKQGNEIFRLVEASIQEQKAQVEENRQSCNSLDLDSPGVVLIRQALADSLSLELPAEGDDSLAPKAGLAPRPSATEERDVTSLLKTRTLPELPVPQLPSTPPCSPLPKVTRAVLPAEDPSSVYSEPLDSVKGRQPWPDPLYSDPIDSKPISGAKGLSGASDEMKVQLLAPLYLGTYEQVRVEGRSPALTVPGKGEHIYDEPEGRAPCSLPPATSIYDEARPTGEAWRTQGHDGSHGYEYPYNPSSDDYSVPAFQAKAKGPKPVPAPKPQAVFIPKGSEKSGDTGRRRGNAASEKAAVKPNPNSSNNNNVEVLYSQVVKPQHAQKKEQSVDECSLSPVYEDLGEI
- the DOK1 gene encoding docking protein 1 isoform X1; translation: MDPPAKEGQLLVQRSHKFGTKRWKRSWLALYRGSAHGVARLELFEGKEAAGPARAGRTVVRLSDCTGVGPATEPGPRPGTAAFRLHTRHRTFLLAAEPGQCQEWVDKLREIAFPGNSPSDAGVAAQHGREGSGDAPALEMAVNSIYYSRDEVNAFWVTVQRTEAAERCELHGTYVLKAERDSLVLKDPRTNEILYVWPYRLLRRYGRDKVMFSFEAGRRCDSGPGNFTFETKQGNEIFRLVEASIQEQKAQVEENRQSCNSLDLDSPGVVLIRQALADSLSLELPAEGDDSLAPKAGLAPRPSATEERDVTSLLKTRTLPELPVPQLPSTPPCSPLPKVTRAVLPAEDPSSVYSEPLDSVKGRQPWPDPLYSDPIDSKPISGAKGLSGASDEMKVQLLAPLYLGTYEQVRVEGRSPALTVPGKGEHIYDEPEGRAPCSLPPATSIYDEARPTGEAWRTQGHDGSHGYEYPYNPSSDDYSVPAFQAKAKGPKPVPAPKPQAVFIPKGSEKSGDTGRRRGNAASEKAAVKPNPNSSNNNNVEVLYSQVVKPQHAQKKEQSVDECSLSPVYEDLGEI